A genomic stretch from Bradyrhizobium sp. 195 includes:
- the thiL gene encoding thiamine-phosphate kinase yields the protein MANTPSAEDSLIARYFRPLATDPGAFGLVDDAAVLSSSGDDIVVTTDAVVEGVHYLATDPPDTIAQKALRVNLSDLAAKGAVPAGFVLTLALRSKEDGWLRPFADALGEDAKEFACPLLGGDTVSTPGPQMVSITAFGRVPQGRMVGRTGARPGDRILVTGTIGDAALGLDVLTGGAAAAALATDPAARDALVRRYRVPQPRNVLARAVRDHATAAMDVSDGLAGDLVKLCAASGVSATVDVASVPLSAAAAGLVARKIVCVETLLAGGDDYEVLCTVPPAQADALIAAGRTTGLAVTAIGTIVAGTERPRFLDGQGQELALTRLSYSHF from the coding sequence ATGGCAAATACTCCCTCCGCCGAAGACTCCCTCATCGCGCGCTACTTCAGGCCGCTGGCGACTGATCCCGGCGCGTTCGGTCTGGTCGACGACGCCGCGGTGCTGTCGTCATCCGGTGACGATATCGTCGTCACCACCGACGCCGTCGTCGAGGGTGTGCATTATCTTGCCACGGACCCGCCCGACACCATCGCGCAAAAAGCGCTGCGGGTGAACCTGTCTGACCTGGCCGCCAAGGGCGCGGTGCCTGCCGGCTTCGTGCTGACGCTGGCGCTGCGCAGCAAGGAGGATGGCTGGCTGCGCCCCTTCGCGGATGCGCTGGGCGAGGATGCCAAGGAATTCGCTTGTCCGCTGCTCGGCGGCGACACGGTTTCGACGCCGGGCCCGCAGATGGTCTCGATCACCGCCTTCGGCCGCGTGCCTCAAGGGCGGATGGTCGGCCGTACCGGCGCGAGGCCAGGCGATCGCATCCTGGTGACGGGCACGATCGGCGATGCTGCGCTCGGCCTCGACGTGCTCACCGGCGGCGCCGCTGCGGCGGCGCTCGCGACCGATCCCGCAGCAAGGGACGCCCTGGTCCGGCGCTATCGCGTGCCGCAGCCGCGCAATGTGCTGGCGCGGGCCGTGCGCGATCATGCGACCGCGGCGATGGACGTCTCCGACGGGCTCGCCGGCGATCTGGTGAAACTCTGCGCAGCGTCCGGGGTCTCGGCCACGGTCGACGTGGCAAGCGTTCCGCTCTCAGCGGCGGCGGCGGGCCTGGTCGCCCGCAAAATCGTTTGCGTCGAGACGCTGCTAGCGGGGGGCGATGATTACGAGGTGTTGTGCACCGTCCCGCCGGCGCAGGCCGATGCACTGATTGCCGCTGGGCGGACGACCGGCCTTGCCGTCACGGCGATCGGCACCATCGTCGCGGGGACGGAGAGGCCGCGCTTCCTGGACGGGCAGGGCCAGGAATTGGCCCTGACAAGGCTATCCTACAGCCACTTCTAG
- a CDS encoding riboflavin synthase codes for MFTGIVTDIGEIVSFTPVAQGQLHRLRIACSYDQTSIADGASIASNGVCLTVVASGVAGGKTWYEVDAAAETLALTTAKLWKLGTKLNLERALKIGDELGGHIVAGHADGIATIVSREDLPDMARFELSTTRELARFIATKGSITLDGVSLTVNTVKDVTFSVLIIPHTLTVTTIGGWKAGAEVNIEVDLMARYAARLTEMTV; via the coding sequence ATGTTCACCGGCATTGTCACCGATATCGGCGAGATCGTCAGCTTCACGCCCGTGGCGCAGGGCCAGTTGCACCGGCTGCGCATCGCCTGCAGCTATGACCAGACCAGCATCGCCGACGGCGCCTCGATCGCCAGCAACGGCGTGTGCCTCACCGTTGTCGCCTCCGGCGTCGCAGGCGGCAAAACCTGGTATGAGGTCGATGCGGCTGCGGAGACGCTGGCTCTGACGACGGCGAAGCTCTGGAAGCTGGGCACCAAGCTCAACCTCGAGCGCGCCCTCAAGATCGGCGATGAGCTCGGCGGCCACATCGTCGCCGGCCATGCCGATGGCATTGCGACCATCGTCAGCCGCGAGGACCTGCCCGACATGGCCCGGTTCGAGCTGTCGACCACGCGGGAGCTGGCGCGGTTCATCGCCACCAAGGGCTCGATCACGCTCGACGGCGTCTCGTTGACGGTCAATACGGTCAAGGACGTGACCTTTTCGGTGCTGATCATCCCGCACACGCTGACGGTGACGACCATCGGCGGCTGGAAGGCGGGGGCCGAGGTCAATATCGAGGTCGATTTGATGGCCCGCTACGCGGCGCGGCTGACGGAAATGACGGTTTAA
- the nusB gene encoding transcription antitermination factor NusB, producing MADNTKKPAGVAEKKANRRGAARLAAVQALYQMDIAGAGINDIFAEFESHWLGNEVEGDTYLPAEAAFFRDVVSGVVRDQKKLDPLIDEALSKGWPLKRIEAILRAVLRAGAYELEHRKDVPGRVVVSEYVDVANAFVDREETGMVNAVLDQIGRQFRGDEFGRG from the coding sequence ATGGCCGACAACACCAAAAAGCCGGCAGGCGTTGCCGAGAAGAAGGCGAACCGGCGCGGTGCGGCGCGGCTCGCGGCCGTGCAGGCGCTGTACCAGATGGATATCGCGGGCGCCGGCATCAACGACATCTTTGCCGAGTTCGAGAGCCATTGGCTCGGCAACGAGGTCGAGGGCGACACTTACCTGCCGGCCGAAGCCGCGTTCTTCCGCGATGTCGTTTCGGGCGTGGTGCGCGACCAGAAGAAGCTCGACCCCCTGATCGACGAGGCGCTGTCGAAGGGCTGGCCTTTGAAGCGGATCGAGGCAATTCTGCGCGCGGTGCTGCGGGCGGGGGCTTACGAATTGGAGCACCGCAAGGACGTGCCGGGCCGCGTCGTCGTCTCCGAATATGTCGACGTCGCCAACGCCTTCGTCGACCGCGAGGAGACCGGCATGGTCAATGCCGTGCTCGACCAGATCGGCCGCCAGTTTCGCGGCGACGAGTTCGGGCGGGGGTAG
- the ribH gene encoding 6,7-dimethyl-8-ribityllumazine synthase, which translates to MADARRAPLKDQTDISGARALIVEARFYDDLQDALLGGAIAELKAAGLTHDVITVPGALEIPAAVAIAVDAAAANGKPYDAVIALGCVIRGDTIHFEIVSQESSRALMDLAVSRKLPLGNGILTVNTEAQAWARARASELDKGGDAARAALAMLRIKRRLAQA; encoded by the coding sequence ATGGCAGACGCGCGGCGCGCACCCCTGAAGGACCAGACCGACATTTCCGGCGCGCGCGCGCTGATTGTCGAGGCGCGGTTCTATGACGATCTCCAGGACGCGCTTCTGGGCGGCGCCATTGCCGAGCTGAAGGCGGCCGGCCTGACGCATGACGTCATCACGGTTCCCGGCGCGCTGGAGATTCCGGCGGCGGTGGCCATCGCGGTGGATGCCGCGGCGGCGAACGGCAAGCCCTATGACGCCGTGATCGCGCTCGGCTGCGTGATCCGCGGTGACACCATTCACTTCGAGATCGTGTCGCAGGAATCCTCGCGCGCGCTGATGGACCTTGCGGTTTCGCGCAAGTTGCCACTGGGCAACGGCATCCTCACCGTCAACACCGAGGCGCAGGCATGGGCGCGGGCGCGCGCCAGCGAGCTCGACAAGGGTGGCGATGCCGCGCGCGCCGCGCTTGCGATGCTGCGCATCAAACGCCGCCTGGCGCAGGCCTGA